The following are from one region of the Arcobacter defluvii genome:
- a CDS encoding metallophosphoesterase, with protein MIFLTFIITLFHEIISLGISKTKYTKNRREFFKKGLDIGIISAVIATNAKAMDNARHIEIEVVDVKINNLNKPYTILQLSDIHIGGLITKDFIKNLVKKVNILNPDVVVITGDLVDTKLEYAKPALDELKNINSKYGTYFIVGNHEYFHGVKPIINYVNSLGIKTLENENIYIGEKDKGFYLCGVYDRFGERYGSYKPNITQALKNSEDKPTILLAHQPKYLEEIETKGIDLVLCGHTHGGQIFPFNFLVKLQQPYVKGLHQHNETTQVYVNKGTGFWGPPMRLGASSEITILKLS; from the coding sequence GTGATTTTTTTAACATTTATTATTACTTTATTTCATGAAATCATCTCTCTTGGAATTTCAAAAACAAAATATACTAAAAATCGACGAGAATTTTTTAAAAAAGGTTTAGATATAGGTATTATTTCAGCTGTAATTGCAACAAATGCAAAAGCTATGGATAATGCAAGACATATCGAAATTGAAGTAGTTGATGTTAAGATAAATAATTTAAATAAACCTTATACTATTTTACAACTAAGTGATATTCACATTGGTGGATTAATTACAAAAGATTTTATAAAAAATCTTGTAAAAAAAGTAAATATTCTAAATCCTGATGTTGTTGTAATAACTGGTGATTTAGTTGATACAAAACTTGAATATGCAAAACCTGCTTTGGATGAATTAAAAAATATAAACTCTAAATATGGAACATATTTTATTGTAGGGAATCACGAATATTTTCATGGTGTAAAACCAATTATTAATTATGTAAATTCATTAGGAATTAAAACTTTAGAAAATGAAAATATTTATATAGGGGAAAAAGATAAAGGTTTTTATCTTTGTGGAGTTTATGATAGATTTGGTGAAAGATATGGCTCTTACAAACCAAATATAACTCAAGCTTTAAAAAATAGTGAAGATAAACCAACTATTCTTTTAGCCCATCAACCAAAATATTTAGAAGAAATAGAAACAAAAGGTATAGATTTAGTTCTTTGTGGACACACACATGGTGGACAAATTTTTCCATTTAATTTTTTAGTAAAACTTCAACAACCTTATGTAAAAGGTTTACATCAACACAATGAAACTACACAAGTTTATGTTAATAAAGGTACAGGATTTTGGGGACCACCTATGAGATTAGGGGCTTCAAGTGAGATAACTATTTTAAAGTTATCTTAA
- a CDS encoding Hsp20/alpha crystallin family protein — translation MLLTKFDPFKQIREIEKNLYNQTNSEGVNAFVPVVNTREGEFAYHVDIDLPGVKKEDIKVDINKGILTISGERKIKDEVKEEDYYKVETYFGKFSRSFTLPDNADIENIEASSENGVLEVIIPKLKDETTKKTITVK, via the coding sequence ATGCTTTTAACAAAATTTGATCCTTTTAAACAAATAAGAGAAATTGAAAAAAATTTATATAATCAAACTAATAGTGAAGGTGTAAATGCTTTCGTCCCTGTAGTGAACACAAGGGAAGGGGAGTTTGCTTATCACGTCGATATTGATTTACCTGGTGTAAAAAAAGAAGATATAAAAGTAGACATAAACAAGGGTATTTTAACGATCAGTGGTGAGAGAAAAATCAAAGATGAAGTAAAAGAAGAAGATTACTACAAAGTAGAGACATATTTTGGAAAATTTTCAAGAAGTTTTACTCTTCCAGATAATGCAGATATTGAAAATATTGAAGCAAGTAGTGAAAATGGAGTTTTAGAGGTAATTATCCCAAAACTTAAAGATGAAACTACTAAAAAAACAATAACAGTTAAATAA
- a CDS encoding DUF2126 domain-containing protein, with translation MSLKVVISHKTHYKYDRKISLSPHIIRLRPAPHSRTPIEAYSLKIKPENHFLNWQQDPFGNYLARLVFPEKTDEFCIDVEIIADMITINPFDFFVEDSAKNYPFEYKKDLKKELKPYLKIEEKNKILKDFINSIDKKEKPIIDFLVEVNQKINQHLNYTVRLEPGVQTCKTTLEKKLGSCRDFAWLFVQVLRHLGLASRFVSGYLVQLTADVKSLDGPSGPEADFTDLHAWTEVYVPGAGWIGLDSTSGLFAGEGHIPLACTPHYNSAHAIEGFSDKCETKFDYENKVTRIFESPRVTKPYKEEQWDAIYNLGFKVDEDLVKNDVRLTMGGEPTFVSIDDMESAQWNSEADGEHKRELANNLARRLLETNTNGGLLHHAQGKWYPGEPLPRWQTTIFWRKDDKPIWKNPDLLADMNKSYSYTTADAKEFISTLSLILGISDENVIPAFEDPIYYIMKEAELPIDIDPLKYDLKDPLERKTIAQKLTQGLNSEVGYVLPINFGTTKWITSKWEFRRGHLFLSAGNSPIGFRLPLESLIVKPQVELEQDFQPDLFASYPALGDYISAVEKRAKKMSKKTTLKNKYTAFVRTALSIEIRDNKLCIFLPPIEKTEVFLDLIASIEETATRLNMAVIIEGYEPPYDLRTDRIKVTPDPGVIEVNIQPTSSWKELSDNILSLYEDARVCRLGTEKFMIDGRHTGTGGGNHVTIGAMEPSDSPLLRNPNLLRSLITFWQHHPGLSYLFSGAFIGPTSQAPRVDEGRVENLYELEIAFSQIPESGDVPYWLTDRLFRHMLTDITGNTHRSEFCIDKLYSPDTASGRLGILELRAFDMPPHSQMALLQMLLVRALVSCFWKRPYKHNLIRWGTRLHDKFLLEHYVREDLKSVVEYLNDEGYEFKLDWFDPFFEFRFPLYGMTTIEGMHVEIRAAIEPWNVLGEESGSQGTARYVDSSLERLQIKIQDFNEERYVISCNGVQVPLSKTNVEGEYVSGVRYKAWQPWSALHPTIKVDTPLTFDIIDKWNTRSIGGFNYFVSHPGGRSYDTFPVNSYEAESRRINRYWDFNHSQGEVTPIEPKITGEANSVFAVEASRVMTSKTGSKKLYFHEMPKNKEYPHTLDLRQRWMKN, from the coding sequence ATGTCTTTAAAAGTAGTAATTTCTCATAAAACTCACTACAAATACGATAGAAAGATTTCATTATCTCCACATATAATTAGATTAAGACCGGCTCCTCATAGTAGAACTCCAATTGAAGCTTATTCATTGAAAATCAAGCCAGAAAATCACTTCTTAAATTGGCAACAAGATCCATTTGGAAACTATTTAGCAAGATTGGTTTTTCCTGAAAAAACTGATGAATTTTGTATTGATGTAGAAATCATAGCTGATATGATTACTATTAATCCTTTTGATTTTTTTGTTGAAGATAGTGCAAAAAATTACCCATTTGAATATAAAAAAGATTTAAAAAAAGAGTTAAAACCTTATTTAAAAATTGAAGAAAAGAATAAAATATTAAAAGATTTTATAAATAGTATTGATAAAAAAGAAAAACCTATTATTGATTTTCTAGTCGAAGTAAATCAAAAAATAAATCAACACCTAAACTACACTGTAAGACTTGAACCAGGTGTTCAAACTTGTAAAACAACACTAGAAAAGAAACTTGGAAGTTGTAGAGATTTTGCTTGGTTGTTTGTTCAAGTATTACGACATCTTGGACTTGCTAGCCGTTTTGTATCTGGATATTTAGTTCAATTAACAGCCGATGTTAAATCATTAGATGGTCCAAGTGGTCCTGAAGCTGACTTTACAGATTTACATGCTTGGACAGAAGTCTATGTTCCAGGAGCAGGATGGATTGGGCTTGATAGTACAAGCGGACTTTTTGCAGGAGAAGGTCATATTCCACTTGCTTGTACACCACATTATAACTCTGCTCACGCTATTGAAGGATTTAGTGATAAATGTGAAACTAAGTTTGATTACGAAAATAAAGTAACAAGAATTTTTGAATCACCAAGAGTTACAAAACCATACAAAGAAGAACAATGGGATGCTATTTATAACTTAGGTTTTAAAGTTGATGAAGATTTAGTTAAAAATGATGTTCGTTTAACTATGGGAGGAGAACCTACTTTTGTATCTATTGATGATATGGAATCTGCTCAATGGAATAGTGAAGCAGATGGTGAACATAAAAGAGAATTAGCAAATAATCTTGCAAGAAGATTACTTGAAACAAATACAAATGGTGGACTACTTCATCACGCTCAAGGAAAATGGTACCCAGGAGAACCACTTCCTAGATGGCAAACAACTATCTTTTGGAGAAAAGATGATAAACCTATTTGGAAGAATCCAGATTTATTAGCTGATATGAATAAAAGCTATTCGTATACGACAGCTGATGCAAAAGAGTTTATTTCAACACTTTCTTTGATTTTAGGTATAAGTGATGAAAATGTAATTCCAGCTTTTGAAGACCCAATTTATTATATTATGAAAGAAGCAGAACTTCCTATTGATATTGACCCTTTAAAATATGATTTAAAAGATCCTTTAGAGCGAAAAACTATTGCTCAAAAGTTAACTCAAGGATTAAATAGTGAAGTAGGATATGTTCTACCTATTAATTTTGGAACAACAAAATGGATTACATCAAAATGGGAATTTAGACGTGGTCATCTATTTCTAAGTGCAGGAAATTCGCCAATAGGATTTAGACTTCCTTTAGAATCATTAATCGTAAAACCACAAGTTGAATTAGAGCAAGATTTTCAACCAGATTTATTTGCCTCATATCCTGCGCTTGGTGATTATATAAGTGCAGTTGAAAAACGTGCTAAAAAAATGAGTAAAAAAACTACTCTTAAAAATAAATATACAGCTTTTGTTAGAACAGCATTAAGTATTGAGATAAGAGATAACAAACTTTGTATTTTCCTTCCTCCAATTGAAAAAACTGAAGTATTTTTAGACTTAATTGCTTCTATTGAAGAAACAGCTACTAGATTAAATATGGCTGTTATAATTGAAGGATATGAACCTCCTTATGATTTAAGAACAGATAGAATAAAAGTTACTCCAGACCCAGGTGTTATTGAAGTAAATATTCAACCAACAAGCTCATGGAAAGAGTTAAGTGATAATATTTTAAGTCTTTATGAAGATGCTAGAGTTTGTCGTCTTGGAACTGAAAAATTTATGATAGATGGTAGACACACAGGAACTGGTGGGGGAAACCATGTAACTATTGGAGCTATGGAGCCTAGCGATTCGCCACTATTAAGAAATCCTAATTTATTACGAAGTTTAATTACTTTCTGGCAACATCACCCTGGACTTTCATATCTATTTAGTGGAGCATTCATAGGTCCTACTTCACAAGCTCCAAGAGTTGATGAAGGAAGAGTTGAGAATCTTTATGAATTAGAAATTGCCTTTTCTCAAATACCTGAAAGTGGAGATGTTCCTTATTGGCTAACAGATAGATTATTTAGACATATGTTAACAGATATTACAGGAAATACACATAGAAGTGAGTTTTGTATAGATAAACTATACTCACCAGATACTGCAAGTGGAAGACTTGGAATTTTAGAATTACGTGCTTTTGATATGCCACCTCATTCACAAATGGCACTTTTACAAATGTTATTAGTTCGAGCTTTAGTTTCATGCTTTTGGAAAAGACCATATAAACATAATCTTATTCGTTGGGGAACAAGACTTCACGATAAATTCTTACTAGAGCACTATGTAAGAGAGGATTTAAAAAGTGTAGTTGAGTATCTAAATGATGAAGGATATGAATTTAAATTAGACTGGTTTGATCCATTTTTTGAGTTTAGATTCCCATTATATGGTATGACAACCATTGAAGGAATGCATGTTGAAATAAGAGCTGCTATTGAGCCTTGGAATGTTTTAGGAGAAGAATCTGGAAGTCAAGGAACAGCAAGATATGTTGATTCATCACTTGAAAGACTACAAATTAAAATCCAAGATTTCAATGAAGAAAGATATGTCATAAGTTGTAATGGAGTTCAAGTTCCTCTTAGTAAAACAAATGTTGAAGGAGAATATGTAAGTGGTGTTAGATATAAAGCTTGGCAACCTTGGTCGGCCTTGCATCCAACCATTAAAGTTGATACACCTTTAACTTTTGATATAATAGACAAATGGAATACAAGATCAATTGGTGGATTTAACTATTTTGTTTCACATCCTGGTGGAAGAAGTTATGATACATTCCCTGTAAATTCTTATGAAGCTGAATCAAGAAGAATAAATAGATATTGGGACTTTAACCATTCACAAGGAGAAGTAACTCCAATTGAACCTAAAATTACTGGTGAAGCAAACTCTGTTTTTGCAGTTGAAGCATCAAGAGTTATGACAAGTAAAACTGGAAGTAAAAAACTATACTTCCATGAAATGCCAAAAAATAAAGAGTATCCTCATACATTAGATTTAAGACAAAGGTGGATGAAAAATTAG
- a CDS encoding circularly permuted type 2 ATP-grasp protein — MSIFDSCRLESSFDEMFDNECNIRPHWKDIIAGLENAGIKQLEQKQLEIDWRLEDNGVTYNIYNDPEGNNRRWNLDPIPLVITSQEWEEVSKGLKQRAKLLNLIFKDLYTEQKLIKEGIIPAEIVFGHKSFIPEVFNFHNQDYYSLRFYASDISRGPDGKFWVINDRTQSPSGLGYAIENRLTMNSISNDLYPNVEIKKMAKFIEGYKDMLKSLSSSNQDNPLIVLLTPGPLNETYFEHSYLSSYLDLTLVQGEDLLVKNNHLWLKSLKGLRRVDTLIRRVDAQYCDPLELKNNSQLGVAGLVNVVREDNLSMINPIGVGILENIGLNPFMKNIAKFLLDEELILPQIATWWCGQKKELDFVLANLKNLIIKKIDRTDNIEVYFANKLDEKQLLDLTEKIKKAPHYYVGQEIIDFSTTPSFSKGKVEPRNTVIRSFSYLQGEDYNVLQGGLIRVSPSKDSLVVSNQKGGASKDLWILGKDEEYVGNNIFKNRAFFDSRLENISTKRAENLFWMGRYLSRAITTARMIRFNLKSMLNINRYDDNISSKQTTKILNRALTHLTMCYPGFLDEKLKQPLTEIISLIKDKNRVGSLSFSLSLLSNLNASVKNLLTMEAWRIYEKLQKEWNSYNKREVISYKDHINELDKLLIYLMAYKELIDESIFKEQGLILYDIGCKIEISQLLISKLRSLLTLKLDKLLEYDVLDSMLNSYESYNSYRAYYKSSLDLKNVLDFLLFNKKYPKSLIYIITQLLEDLKELPKNIDNSRLSNFEEPIFKVFSMLTLANTNKLLETKEDEYIYKELESFLSVISDLLSQTSEELTKTYFSHYNE, encoded by the coding sequence ATGTCAATTTTTGATAGTTGTAGGTTAGAATCATCATTTGATGAAATGTTTGATAATGAATGTAATATTAGACCTCACTGGAAAGATATTATAGCTGGACTTGAAAATGCTGGAATCAAACAATTAGAACAAAAACAACTAGAAATTGATTGGCGACTTGAAGATAATGGAGTTACTTACAATATCTATAATGATCCAGAAGGAAATAATAGAAGATGGAATCTTGATCCTATTCCTTTAGTTATAACTTCACAAGAATGGGAAGAGGTTTCAAAAGGTTTAAAACAAAGGGCAAAACTTCTAAATCTTATTTTTAAAGATTTATATACTGAACAAAAACTTATAAAAGAAGGAATTATCCCTGCTGAAATAGTTTTCGGTCACAAAAGTTTTATTCCTGAAGTTTTTAATTTTCATAATCAAGACTACTATTCTCTAAGATTTTATGCAAGTGATATAAGTAGAGGCCCAGATGGTAAATTTTGGGTTATTAATGATAGAACTCAATCCCCATCAGGTCTTGGATATGCTATAGAAAATCGTCTTACTATGAACTCTATTTCAAATGATTTATATCCAAATGTTGAAATAAAAAAAATGGCTAAATTTATAGAAGGTTATAAAGATATGCTTAAATCTTTATCTTCTTCAAATCAAGATAATCCTTTAATTGTACTTTTAACTCCTGGACCATTAAATGAGACTTATTTTGAACACTCTTATCTTAGTTCATATTTAGATTTAACTTTAGTTCAAGGAGAAGATTTACTTGTAAAAAACAATCACCTTTGGCTAAAAAGTCTAAAAGGATTAAGACGTGTTGATACTTTAATAAGAAGAGTTGATGCCCAATATTGTGACCCACTTGAATTAAAAAACAATTCTCAATTAGGTGTTGCAGGTCTTGTAAATGTTGTTAGAGAAGATAACTTATCTATGATTAATCCAATTGGAGTTGGAATACTTGAAAATATTGGATTAAATCCTTTTATGAAAAATATTGCAAAATTTTTATTAGATGAAGAATTAATTCTTCCTCAAATTGCCACTTGGTGGTGTGGACAAAAAAAAGAACTTGACTTTGTACTTGCAAATCTGAAGAATCTAATAATAAAAAAGATTGATAGAACTGATAATATCGAAGTATATTTCGCAAATAAACTTGATGAAAAACAACTTCTTGATTTAACAGAAAAGATAAAAAAAGCACCTCATTATTATGTAGGTCAAGAAATCATAGATTTTTCAACTACACCCTCTTTTTCAAAAGGAAAAGTTGAGCCTAGAAATACTGTAATTAGATCTTTTTCCTATCTACAAGGAGAGGATTATAATGTCTTACAAGGTGGTTTAATTCGTGTTTCTCCCTCTAAAGATTCATTAGTTGTTTCTAATCAAAAAGGAGGAGCTAGTAAAGATTTATGGATTTTAGGAAAAGATGAAGAATATGTAGGAAATAATATATTTAAAAATAGAGCTTTTTTTGATTCTAGGCTTGAAAATATCTCTACAAAAAGAGCTGAAAATCTCTTTTGGATGGGAAGATATTTAAGTAGAGCTATTACAACAGCAAGAATGATTAGATTTAATTTAAAATCTATGTTAAATATCAACAGATATGATGATAACATAAGTTCAAAACAAACAACAAAGATTTTAAATAGAGCATTAACTCATCTTACAATGTGTTATCCAGGATTTTTAGATGAAAAATTAAAACAACCTCTTACAGAAATAATTTCACTAATAAAAGATAAAAATAGAGTTGGAAGTCTCTCTTTTTCTCTTAGTTTACTCTCAAATTTAAATGCTAGTGTAAAAAATCTTCTAACAATGGAAGCATGGAGAATCTACGAAAAACTCCAAAAAGAGTGGAATAGTTATAATAAAAGAGAAGTAATTTCATATAAAGACCATATAAATGAACTTGATAAACTTTTGATTTATTTAATGGCTTACAAAGAATTGATTGATGAAAGTATATTTAAAGAGCAAGGTTTAATTTTATATGACATAGGATGTAAAATAGAGATTTCTCAATTGCTTATTTCTAAATTACGTTCTTTACTCACTTTAAAGCTTGATAAACTTTTAGAATATGATGTTTTGGATTCTATGCTTAACTCTTATGAAAGTTATAACTCTTATAGAGCTTATTATAAATCATCTTTAGATTTAAAAAATGTATTAGATTTTTTATTATTCAACAAAAAATATCCAAAATCTCTGATTTACATAATAACTCAGTTGTTAGAAGATTTAAAAGAGTTACCAAAAAATATTGATAATTCAAGATTAAGCAACTTTGAAGAGCCTATATTTAAAGTCTTTTCTATGTTAACACTTGCAAATACAAATAAACTTTTAGAAACAAAAGAAGATGAATACATCTACAAAGAGCTTGAAAGTTTTCTTTCTGTAATTTCTGATTTACTAAGTCAAACTTCAGAAGAATTAACAAAAACTTATTTTTCACACTACAACGAGTAA
- a CDS encoding transglutaminase family protein — MIYEIYHETKFDYAAIVTFSHNIARLKPKDINTQRLLEYSLHIEPTPYETNEFIDYFGNTNNFMLIRESHRTLKVIAKSKVERLEEEINKEIETLKNISITVKEAKARLNKYYKDDVLAKLFLFETESIPMPSIQIKDYILESFSDDRNLFEATNEFMGRIFNDFDFVSGFTDITTPIEVVFKEKKGVCQDFAQFAISALRSIGIPTRYVSGYIQTIPPEGKEKLFGADASHAWFSIYIPTFGWADFDPTNNKIPNEEYIILGYGRDYLDISPLKGVVQSSGGSTLKVKVNVEAIKEKKEV, encoded by the coding sequence ATGATTTATGAAATATATCACGAAACAAAATTTGATTATGCTGCAATTGTAACTTTTAGCCATAATATAGCTAGACTAAAACCCAAAGACATAAATACTCAAAGACTTTTAGAATATTCTTTACATATTGAGCCAACACCTTATGAAACAAATGAATTTATTGATTATTTTGGGAATACAAATAATTTTATGCTAATAAGAGAATCACATAGAACTTTAAAAGTAATTGCAAAATCAAAAGTTGAAAGATTAGAAGAAGAGATAAATAAAGAAATTGAAACTCTTAAAAATATTTCAATTACAGTAAAAGAAGCAAAAGCTAGATTAAATAAATATTATAAAGATGATGTATTAGCAAAACTATTTTTATTTGAAACAGAATCTATTCCCATGCCATCAATTCAAATAAAAGATTATATTTTAGAATCATTTAGTGATGATAGAAATTTATTTGAAGCTACAAATGAATTTATGGGAAGAATCTTTAATGATTTTGATTTCGTTTCTGGTTTTACAGATATTACAACTCCTATTGAAGTAGTTTTCAAAGAGAAAAAAGGTGTATGTCAAGATTTTGCTCAATTTGCTATTTCAGCGTTAAGAAGTATTGGAATACCAACAAGATATGTAAGTGGTTATATTCAAACTATTCCACCAGAAGGAAAAGAAAAACTTTTTGGTGCAGATGCTTCTCATGCTTGGTTTTCTATATATATTCCTACTTTTGGTTGGGCAGATTTTGATCCAACAAATAATAAAATCCCAAATGAAGAGTATATTATCCTTGGATATGGAAGAGATTATTTAGATATTTCACCTTTAAAAGGTGTTGTTCAAAGTAGTGGAGGAAGTACCTTAAAAGTGAAAGTAAATGTTGAGGCTATAAAAGAGAAGAAGGAAGTTTAA
- a CDS encoding methyl-accepting chemotaxis protein: MLKNLNTKMKLLLFPFMFVVIVFVSVLIYLNYSNLAEKRNEVALETEGFVQDLLKGRISVYQFLRNQNAENIQKVRDNFSALDKKVLDLKEAVSVERNKILCDEIIESSKNYMEDFEAFSKDYSKDKEETESLKATLNDMVKSGEILEVKIREINKSALDLKQEAHNSLNNILIALAIVAIISFILISLIISKIVITSLDNFKIGLISFFSYLNRSSKDISLLDDSSKDEFGEMAKFVNDNIKQIEKTINQDTALIEDAKVVMTRVNNGWYGQFIEKSTSNASLEEFRDNVNKMIESTRKRFEEVDEILEEYSKLDYRKALKMHPNDEKGGVFERLVVGINTLQDSITQMLIDNKTNGLTLDASSDILLINVDKLNLSSNEAAASLEETAAAIEEITSNVRNNTENIAKMAMLSNQVTKSANDGEKLANQTTQSMDEINNQVNLINEAITVIDQIAFQTNILSLNAAVEAATAGEAGKGFAVVAAEVRNLASRSAEAAKEIKAIVENATSKADQGKQIAGHMIDGYKQLNENIQHTINLISDIQNASKEQLLGIEQINDAVTQLDQQTQQNAMVASQTHDVAVITDQIAKLVVSNANEKEFNGKNEVKAKDMNLNTAKKENFVVAKKSTSKQQETTSTRKETKVVSSTKSNDDEWESF; this comes from the coding sequence ATGTTAAAGAACTTAAATACAAAAATGAAACTTTTATTGTTTCCTTTTATGTTTGTAGTTATTGTTTTTGTATCAGTATTAATCTATTTAAATTATAGTAATTTAGCTGAAAAAAGAAATGAAGTTGCACTAGAAACAGAAGGTTTTGTACAAGACCTTTTAAAAGGAAGAATATCAGTATATCAATTTTTAAGAAATCAAAATGCAGAAAATATTCAAAAAGTTAGAGATAATTTCAGTGCATTAGATAAAAAAGTTTTAGATTTAAAAGAGGCTGTTTCTGTTGAAAGAAACAAAATCTTATGTGATGAAATAATTGAATCTTCTAAAAACTATATGGAAGATTTTGAAGCATTCTCAAAAGATTATAGTAAAGATAAAGAAGAAACAGAGTCTTTAAAAGCAACTCTTAATGATATGGTAAAATCTGGTGAAATCTTAGAAGTTAAGATTAGAGAAATAAATAAAAGTGCTTTAGATCTAAAACAAGAAGCACATAATTCTCTAAATAATATTTTAATTGCATTAGCTATAGTTGCTATAATAAGTTTTATTTTGATTTCACTAATAATTTCAAAAATAGTTATAACTTCTTTAGACAACTTCAAAATAGGATTAATATCATTTTTTTCATATCTAAATAGAAGCTCAAAAGATATTTCATTATTAGATGATTCTTCAAAAGATGAATTTGGGGAAATGGCTAAATTTGTTAATGATAATATTAAACAAATTGAAAAAACTATTAATCAAGATACAGCTCTAATAGAAGATGCTAAAGTTGTAATGACTAGAGTTAATAATGGTTGGTATGGTCAGTTTATAGAAAAATCAACTTCAAATGCCTCTTTAGAAGAGTTTAGAGATAATGTAAATAAAATGATTGAAAGTACTAGAAAAAGATTTGAAGAAGTAGATGAAATCTTAGAAGAGTACTCAAAACTTGATTATAGAAAAGCTTTAAAAATGCATCCAAATGATGAAAAAGGTGGAGTGTTTGAAAGATTAGTAGTAGGAATTAATACCCTACAAGATTCAATTACACAAATGTTAATAGATAATAAAACAAATGGATTAACATTAGATGCAAGTTCAGATATATTACTTATAAATGTAGATAAATTAAATCTAAGTTCAAATGAAGCAGCAGCGTCTTTAGAAGAGACAGCAGCAGCAATAGAAGAGATAACAAGTAATGTAAGAAATAATACAGAGAATATTGCAAAAATGGCAATGCTTTCAAATCAAGTAACAAAATCAGCAAATGATGGAGAAAAACTTGCAAACCAAACAACTCAGTCAATGGATGAAATAAATAATCAAGTAAATCTAATCAATGAAGCAATAACTGTAATTGATCAAATAGCATTCCAAACAAATATACTTTCACTTAATGCAGCAGTAGAAGCAGCAACAGCAGGTGAAGCAGGAAAAGGATTTGCAGTTGTAGCAGCAGAAGTGAGAAACCTAGCATCAAGATCGGCAGAAGCTGCAAAAGAGATAAAAGCAATAGTAGAAAATGCAACAAGTAAAGCAGATCAAGGGAAACAAATAGCAGGACATATGATAGATGGATATAAACAATTAAATGAAAACATCCAACATACAATAAATCTAATCTCTGATATACAAAATGCCTCAAAAGAGCAATTGTTAGGAATAGAGCAAATAAATGATGCAGTAACCCAGTTAGACCAACAAACACAACAAAATGCGATGGTGGCAAGTCAAACACATGATGTAGCAGTAATAACAGACCAAATAGCGAAATTAGTTGTAAGTAATGCAAATGAAAAAGAGTTTAATGGTAAAAATGAGGTTAAAGCTAAGGATATGAATCTCAATACAGCTAAAAAAGAGAATTTTGTTGTTGCAAAAAAATCAACATCAAAACAACAAGAAACAACTTCAACTAGAAAAGAGACAAAAGTAGTATCATCAACAAAATCAAATGATGATGAGTGGGAAAGTTTTTAA